A single genomic interval of Spinacia oleracea cultivar Varoflay chromosome 6, BTI_SOV_V1, whole genome shotgun sequence harbors:
- the LOC110804994 gene encoding uncharacterized protein, with protein sequence MQFIEFAKEDLVHGKIRRPCKNCKVEKWFPVNVVEAHTLFKGFYKSYKKRIFHGKEDMIHRVVGSDGGNTSEGSLNNESGFDDEWIEEPVTYESDAEYDDSTKEEEAKYKKLLEASEEKLYEGCTNFSKLSFLLHLFHLKCMNHWSIESFNMLLKLILDAFPQILDFPSSFYYSKKMIKDLGLGYEKIDACPNNCMLYLGEFLEKDKCHVCGTSRWAKTKGKGGITSDPGTDTHKKGVPAKVMRYFPLIPRLKRIYMSPETAEYMRWHDTERLGEDDKKILRHPSDALAWKAFDERHRDFAFDPRSVRLGFASDGFNPYRLMNTTYSTWPVMLIPYNLPPWLCMKPSSFIFSTLIPGKASLGNDIDVYLQPLVHELKLLWTGVEAFDAFEGKKFNLHAALLWTINDFPGYAMLPGLSTKGYSACPICIDSTPSDRFGNKICYCSYRKWLPSDHPYRIQGDKFCEKYGTNEWGKAPSRPSGTDILSEQEKVEYVYGKSKAPQKKRQRGDNDNNDVQHESAFGTKRSIFFDLVYWEHNILRHNLDVMHMEKNVSENILGTLLSMDKSRDSRDDRKALENGE encoded by the exons ATGCAATTCATTGAGTTTGCTAAAGAAGATCTAGTCCATGGAAAAATTAGACGCCCTTGTAAGAATTGTAAGGTGGAGAAATGGTTCCCGGTAAATGTAGTAGAGGCACATACTTTGTTTAAGGGGTTTTATAAGTCGTATAAGAAAAGGATCTTTCACGGTAAAGAGGATATGATTCATCGTGTGGTTGGTAGTGATGGAGGGAATACTAGTGAAGGATCCCTAAATAATGAAAGTGGGTTT GATGATGAGTGGATTGAGGAGCCAGTGACCTATGAAAGTGATGCTGAATATGATGATTCTACGAAAGAGGAAGAGGCGAAGTATAAGAAGTTACTTGAAGCTTCTGAGGAGAAATTATATGAAGGGTGTACCAACTTTTCAAAGTTATCTTTTCTTTTACACTTGTTTCACTTGAAGTGTATGAATCATTGGTCCATTGAATCTTTCAACATGCTGTTGAAGCTAATTCTAGATGCGTTTCCCCAAATACTTGATTTTCCCTCATCCTTTTATTACAGtaagaaaatgataaaagaCTTGGGTCTTGGGTATGAAAAGATTGATGCTTGTCCGAATAATTGTATGTTGTATTTGGGTGAATTTTTAGAGAAAGACAAGTGTCATGTTTGTGGTACATCGAGGTGGGCGAAAACTAAGGGTAAGGGTGGCATTACAAGTGATCCAGGTACGGATACTCATAAGAAGGGTGTGCCAGCTAAGGTAATGCGATATTTCCCTCTTATCCCGAGGCTAAAAAGAATCTACATGTCACCAGAAACAGCAGAATATATGAGATGGCATGATACAGAGCGATTGGGTGAAGATGATAAGAAGATTTTGAGGCATCCTTCAGATGCCTTAGCATGGAAGGCATTTGATGAGCGTCATAGAGATTTTGCATTCGACCCTCGTAGTGTTCGATTAGGTTTTGCGAGTGATGGGTTTAATCCTTATCGTTTAATGAACACCACTTATAGTACGTGGCCAGTGATGTTGATTCCTTATAATCTTCCACCATGGTTATGTATGAAACCATCTTCTTTCATTTTTTCCACACTTATTCCTGGAAAAGCAAGTCTTGGAAATGATATTGATGTGTATTTGCAGCCATTAGTGCATgaattgaaattgttgtggacgGGGGTTGAAGCTTTTGATGCTTTTGAAGGAAAGAAATTTAATTTGCACGCGGCTTTGCTTTGGACTATTAATGACTTTCCTGGCTATGCAATGCTCCCTGGTTTGAGCACAAAAGGTTACAGTGCATGTCCTATATGCATAGATTCCACGCCTTCTGATAGATTTGGGAACAAGATTTGTTATTGTAGCTATAGAAAATGGTTACCTTCAGATCACCCATATCGAATTCAGGGTGACAAATTTTGTGAGAAGTATGGAACTAATGAGTGGGGTAAAGCTCCATCTCGTCCTAGCGGGACTGATATATTGAGTGAACAAGAAAAGGTCGAGTATGTTTATGGAAAGTCGAAGGCACCACAGAAAAAGAGACAAAGAGGAGATAATGATAACAATGATGTCCAACATGAAAGTGCTTTTGGTACCAAGAGAAGCATATTCTTTGATTTGGTGTATTGGGAGCATAATATTTTAAGGCATAATTTAGATGTAATGCACATGGAGAAAAATGTGTCTGAGAATATTTTGGGAACTCTTCTTAGTATGGATAAGAGTAGAGATAGTAGGGATGATCGAAAAGCTCTTGAAAATGGAGAATAA
- the LOC110804988 gene encoding uncharacterized protein isoform X2: protein MFQPCLNPKTAPPILTLFSFSHASTDHKLEIEQIKSLKKIFFFFHTLLWDGKSVRRSLARIFCCLVSSYGLSNFKALNKKFLRFCWSNVRLSIRKHVVIGSLKF, encoded by the exons ATGTTCCAACCCTGTCTAAATCCCAAAACTGCTCCTCCAATACTCACCTTATTCTCTTTCTCTCATGCCTCAACCGATCATAAATTGGAAATTGAGCAGATAAAAAGCTTGAAGAAG attttttttttctttcatacGCTTCTCTGGGATGGAAAGTCAGTTCGTCGAAGCTTGGCGAGGATTTTCTGTTGTCTCGTCTCCAGTTATGGGCTCTCaaattttaaag CGCTGAACAAGAAATTTTTGAGATTTTGTTGGAGCAATGTGAGATTAAGCATCAGAAAGCATGTGGTAATAG GCAGCCTGAAATTTTGA
- the LOC110804988 gene encoding uncharacterized protein isoform X1 encodes MFQPCLNPKTAPPILTLFSFSHASTDHKLEIEQIKSLKKIFFFFHTLLWDGKSVRRSLARIFCCLVSSYGLSNFKALNKKFLRFCWSNVRLSIRKHVVIEKCER; translated from the exons ATGTTCCAACCCTGTCTAAATCCCAAAACTGCTCCTCCAATACTCACCTTATTCTCTTTCTCTCATGCCTCAACCGATCATAAATTGGAAATTGAGCAGATAAAAAGCTTGAAGAAG attttttttttctttcatacGCTTCTCTGGGATGGAAAGTCAGTTCGTCGAAGCTTGGCGAGGATTTTCTGTTGTCTCGTCTCCAGTTATGGGCTCTCaaattttaaag CGCTGAACAAGAAATTTTTGAGATTTTGTTGGAGCAATGTGAGATTAAGCATCAGAAAGCATGTGGTAATAG AGAAATGTGAAAGATAG
- the LOC110804997 gene encoding probable phosphoinositide phosphatase SAC9 has translation MLSDLEKRLQCRSKRHCYISNTRQRQRLNYMEAMKLEIERLRLNLSTAERYRALLAVSTDPASINLNLLLDDLQMIRFCRITSLAMVGQAALEDKITKSIGLEKNDDDVIDFWNVSGFRQSCVGGVCEVHAENGGGGANIYREIISRFLKVFVVFSLWEKRLSNMLCWKGSISACKL, from the exons ATGTTATCTGATTTAGAGAAAAGGCTTCAATGTAGATCTAAACGGCACTGTTATATCTCAAACACAAG GCAGAGGCAGAGGCTAAATTACATGGAAGCGATGAAACTGGAAATTGAACGCCTCCGCTTAAATCTTTCTACTGCTGAGCGATATAGGGCTCTATTGGCAGTTAGCACAGATCCTGCTTCTATAAATCTGAATCTGTTGCTGGATGATCTACAGATGATAAGATTCTGCAGGATCACTAGTCTTGCAATGGTGGGACAAGCAGCTCTTGAAGATAAAATTACTAAATCAATTGGCCTTGAGAAAAATGACGATGATGTCATTGATTTCTGGAATGTTTCTGGTTTTAGACAGAGTTGTGTTGGCGGTGTGTGTGAGGTACATGCTGAAAATGGGGGAGGCGGTGCAAATATCTACCGTGAAATCATCAGCAGATTCCTCAAGGTCTTTGTTGTGTTCTCATTATGGGAGAAACGTTTGTCAAATATGTTGTGCTGGAAGGGGAGCATCTCTGCTTGCAAGTTATAG
- the LOC110804993 gene encoding non-classical arabinogalactan protein 30, producing the protein MGTISLPHAFSLSFLVLTLASCFTTTTSDDLHAVSHSVPYSASSPAPAPGPSHHHHHHHIHHHNHSLSPSPAPAPSYHHNHSLSPSPAPAPSHHHNHSLSPSPAPSHHHHSHHHNHSISPSPAYHPSKPPTSLPKPPAHSPVKSPSHSPVKPPSHSPAKPPSYSPVKPPTKAPAPYSLPPRKLVAVQGVVYCKNCSYSGVDTLLGASPLSGATVELRCTNTKYLIKKASTTDKNGYFFLEAPKYITTYGSHKCKVFLINRPNSKNSGPCSHATNLNGGVSGAFLFLDKKMAPPTKPQPFTVFKVGPFAYEPSKCYKH; encoded by the exons ATGGGTACTATCTCTCTTCCCCatgctttttctctctcttttctagTGCTAACATTAGCTAGTTGTTTCACTACTACTACTTCTGATGACCTGCATGCCGTCTCTCACTCTGTTCCTTACTCCGCCTCTTCTCCAGCCCCTGCTCCCGGCCCCtcccaccaccatcaccaccaccacatcCACCATCACAACCACTCTCTGTCTCCTTCCCCTGCACCCGCCCCCTCCTACCACCACAACCACTCTCTGTCTCCTTCCCCCGCACCCGCCCCctcccaccaccacaaccactcTCTGTCTCCTTCCCCAGCTCCCTCCCACCACCATCACAGCCATCACCACAACCATTCTATTTCTCCTTCCCCTGCTTACCACCCTTCCAAGCCTCCTACTTCACTCCCTAAACCACCCGCTCATTCACCAGTTAAGTCACCGTCTCATTCACCAGTTAAGCCACCGTCTCATTCACCAGCAAAGCCGCCTTCTTACTCTCCTGTGAAGCCACCAACTAAGGCTCCAGCTCCCTACAGTTTGCCTCCGAGGAAGCTGGTGGCGGTTCAGGGTGTTGTTTACTGCAAGAACTGTTCTTATTCTGGTGTTGATACTCTCTTGGGCGCCTCTCCTCTTTCTG GAGCAACAGTGGAGTTAAGGTGTACGAACACAAAGTACCTGATAAAGAAGGCATCAACGACGGACAAGAACGGATATTTCTTTCTTGAAGCCCCAAAATACATAACCACATACGGGTCCCACAAATGCAAGGTGTTCCTGATAAATAGGCCCAACTCCAAGAACAGTGGGCCATGCTCCCATGCAACCAATCTAAACGGAGGAGTTTCAGGAGCTTTTCTATTCCTTGACAAAAAGATGGCCCCACCTACAAAGCCTCAGCCATTTACAGTCTTCAAAGTGGGTCCCTTTGCGTATGAGCCTTCCAAGTGTTACAAACACTAA